In Nostoc sp. CENA543, a single genomic region encodes these proteins:
- a CDS encoding DJ-1/PfpI family protein has product MSSVKHTIGLVIYPDMTQLDITGPHQVFSMMPDTQVLLLWKNLEPVVSNGLAILPTTTFAECPQLDVLCVPGGAMGTVEMMQDAEMLEFLQKQAQTTKYVTAVCTGSLILAAAGLLQGYRAACHWAFREQLASMGVEVSHERVVIDRDGRITGGGVTAGIDFALTIAAVLRGEDTAKFLELLLEYNPAPPFGVGSPEKADSQLKKAVLDMGKPLIAAADAASQQAAARFR; this is encoded by the coding sequence ATGTCAAGTGTAAAACACACAATCGGTTTAGTCATTTATCCTGATATGACCCAGTTAGATATTACAGGGCCGCATCAAGTTTTTTCAATGATGCCTGATACTCAAGTTTTGCTGTTGTGGAAAAACTTAGAACCTGTTGTCAGCAATGGGTTAGCAATTTTACCGACTACTACTTTTGCTGAATGTCCGCAACTCGATGTTTTATGTGTTCCTGGTGGGGCGATGGGAACTGTAGAGATGATGCAAGATGCGGAAATGCTGGAGTTTCTGCAAAAGCAAGCACAAACAACTAAGTATGTTACAGCTGTGTGTACAGGTTCGCTAATTTTAGCGGCTGCGGGTTTACTGCAAGGATATCGTGCAGCTTGTCATTGGGCTTTTCGGGAACAGTTGGCCTCAATGGGTGTAGAAGTCAGTCACGAACGAGTGGTGATAGACCGCGATGGAAGGATCACAGGCGGCGGTGTCACCGCAGGGATTGATTTCGCTCTCACTATTGCTGCTGTTTTGCGTGGGGAAGATACGGCTAAATTTCTGGAATTATTGTTGGAATATAACCCTGCACCACCTTTTGGGGTTGGTTCACCAGAAAAAGCCGATTCTCAATTGAAAAAAGCTGTGTTAGACATGGGCAAACCGTTAATTGCCGCCGCAGATGCAGCCAGTCAACAAGCTGCTGCTCGTTTCAGATAA
- a CDS encoding AAA family ATPase, with amino-acid sequence MSEFFKGFEQLLDLVKTLEEKIEKGEIKTDVQINSRPMSSIPRYGTIPRPSNMGNDVGTSRFRTPAAPSSNSGNGDEAEVVPPHSSVDYTLKDVGGLGEVLKELKELIAIPLKRPDLLAKLGLEATRGVLLVGPPGTGKTLTARALAEELGVNYIALVGPEVISKYYGEAEQRLRGIFEKAAKNAPCIIFIDEIDSLAPDRSAVEGEVEKRLVAQLLSLMDGFSQSQGVIVLAATNRPDHLDPALRRPGRFDREVQFRVPDVKGRKEILQILTRSMPLEAAVDLDAIAERAVGFVGADLKAVCQKAAYTALRRQVPSIDGEIPENMTISAADFLQALKEIKPAVLRSVEVEVPQIAWDDIGGLDNIKQTLRESVEGALLYPELYLQTKALAPKGILLWGPPGTGKTLLAKAVASQARANFIGVNGPELMSRWVGASEQAVRELFAKARQAEPCVVFIDEIDTLAPARGSFSGDSGVSDRIVGQLLTELDGIEVGSTILVIGATNRPDALDPALLRAGRLDLQMKVDLPDLASRLAILQVHCQGRPLDNVDLNYWAEMTKDWNGADLTLLSNQAAVEAIRRFRAEGLADPTEIKISNDDFNYAYQVLTEQRAG; translated from the coding sequence ATGAGTGAATTTTTCAAAGGCTTTGAGCAATTATTAGATTTGGTAAAAACTTTAGAAGAGAAAATTGAGAAGGGAGAAATTAAGACGGATGTGCAGATTAATTCACGTCCGATGAGTAGTATTCCCCGCTATGGGACGATACCGCGTCCTAGCAATATGGGTAATGATGTCGGTACTAGTCGGTTTCGCACTCCAGCTGCGCCTAGTTCTAATAGTGGGAATGGTGATGAGGCTGAAGTTGTCCCACCCCATAGCTCTGTAGACTATACGTTAAAGGATGTGGGGGGATTGGGAGAGGTTCTCAAAGAACTCAAAGAGTTAATTGCCATACCCTTAAAACGTCCCGACTTATTGGCGAAATTGGGACTTGAAGCAACAAGAGGCGTATTGTTAGTTGGCCCTCCTGGGACGGGAAAAACTCTGACGGCGCGCGCTTTAGCTGAAGAATTGGGTGTGAACTACATTGCTTTAGTAGGGCCGGAAGTCATCAGTAAATACTATGGAGAGGCGGAACAAAGACTGCGGGGGATTTTTGAAAAAGCCGCGAAAAATGCTCCTTGTATTATCTTTATTGACGAAATCGATAGTTTAGCACCCGATCGCAGTGCGGTAGAAGGGGAAGTGGAAAAACGTCTAGTTGCTCAATTATTGAGTTTGATGGATGGTTTTTCCCAAAGTCAAGGCGTGATTGTGTTGGCAGCCACTAACCGTCCCGACCATCTTGATCCGGCGTTGCGTCGTCCAGGAAGGTTTGACCGAGAAGTACAATTCCGCGTCCCTGATGTCAAAGGACGCAAAGAAATATTGCAAATCCTCACTCGTTCGATGCCTTTAGAAGCAGCCGTTGATTTAGATGCGATCGCAGAACGGGCGGTGGGATTTGTCGGGGCTGATTTGAAAGCTGTCTGTCAAAAGGCTGCTTACACTGCTTTACGTCGTCAAGTCCCTTCTATAGATGGCGAGATTCCAGAGAATATGACAATAAGTGCAGCCGATTTCTTACAAGCCCTCAAAGAAATCAAACCGGCTGTCCTACGAAGTGTAGAAGTAGAAGTTCCTCAAATTGCTTGGGATGATATTGGCGGTTTGGATAACATTAAACAAACCTTACGGGAATCTGTCGAAGGGGCGTTACTCTATCCAGAACTTTATTTACAAACCAAAGCCCTAGCACCCAAAGGGATTTTGTTGTGGGGGCCTCCAGGAACAGGTAAAACTTTGTTAGCCAAAGCCGTCGCTTCCCAAGCGAGAGCCAACTTTATTGGTGTCAATGGCCCAGAATTAATGAGTCGTTGGGTAGGCGCGAGTGAACAGGCGGTGCGAGAATTATTTGCCAAAGCCCGTCAAGCAGAACCTTGCGTAGTCTTTATTGATGAAATCGACACCTTAGCCCCCGCACGCGGTAGTTTTAGTGGGGATTCAGGAGTGAGCGATCGCATCGTTGGACAATTACTGACTGAGTTGGATGGGATAGAAGTAGGTAGCACTATCCTCGTGATTGGTGCGACCAATAGACCTGATGCTCTTGACCCAGCTTTGTTACGCGCCGGACGCTTGGATTTACAGATGAAAGTTGATTTACCAGACTTGGCTAGTCGTCTGGCGATTTTGCAAGTCCATTGTCAAGGAAGACCACTAGACAATGTGGATTTGAACTATTGGGCAGAGATGACGAAAGATTGGAACGGTGCAGATTTAACTTTACTTAGCAATCAAGCGGCTGTAGAAGCTATTCGTCGTTTCCGTGCGGAAGGTCTAGCAGATCCGACTGAAATTAAGATTTCCAACGATGACTTCAATTATGCTTATCAAGTGTTAACAGAGCAGCGTGCAGGTTAG